From a region of the Sesamum indicum cultivar Zhongzhi No. 13 linkage group LG3, S_indicum_v1.0, whole genome shotgun sequence genome:
- the LOC105157540 gene encoding acyl-protein thioesterase 1 homolog 1, translating into MSYSNSSMGSGSRTGRRTFEFGRTYVVKPKGKHQATIVWLHGLGDNGSSWSQLLESLPLPNIKWICPTAPTRPVAILGGFPCTAWFDVGELSEDCPDDFEGLDASAAHIANLLSTEPADIKLGIGGFSMGAATALYSATCFAQGKYGNGYPYPVNLRAIVGLSGWLPGARSVRNKIEGSHEAARRAASLPILLSHGLCDEVVPHKHGECSYQALSLAGFRNLSFKTYEGIGHYTVPKEMDEVCNWLNTRLGL; encoded by the exons atgaGCTATTCAAATTCGTCAATGGGCTCTG GAAGTAGAACAGGTAGAAGAACGTTTGAATTTGGGAGGACATATGTGGTTAAGCCTAAAGGGAAACATCAGGCTACAATAGTTTGGCTGCATGGCTTAGGTGACAATGGCTCCAG TTGGTCACAACTTTTGGAAAGTCTCCCCCTTCCAAAT ATAAAATGGATTTGCCCGACTGCTCCGACTCGTCCCGTGGCTATACTTGGTGGATTTCCTTGCACTGCTT GGTTTGATGTGGGAGAGCTTTCTGAAGATTGTCCAGACGATTTTGAAGGTCTAGATGCCTCGGCAGCTCATATCGCTAATTTGTTGTCTACAGAACCAGCTGACA TTAAACTCGGTATTGGAGGCTTCAGTATGGGTGCTGCAACAGCGCTATATTCTGCAACTTGCTTTGCACAGGGGAAATATGGGAATGGGTACCCTTATCCTGTTAATCTGAGGGCCATAGTTGGTCTAAGTGGCTGGCTTCCTGGTGCTAG GAGTGTGCGAAACAAGATTGAAGGATCACATGAGGCGGCAAGACGTGCTGCATCTCTGCCAATCTTGCTCTCTCACGGACTCT GCGACGAAGTGGTTCCTCACAAACACGGAGAGTGTTCCTACCAAGCCTTGAGCCTAGCCGGATTCCGCAATCTATCATTTAAAACCTATGAAGG GATCGGTCACTACACGGTGCCTAAGGAGATGGACGAGGTGTGCAATTGGTTGAACACAAGGCTGGGGCTCTAG